A stretch of the Candidatus Aquicultor sp. genome encodes the following:
- a CDS encoding ABC transporter permease yields the protein MEFFETVATALEALRLNKMRTALATLGIVIGIGAVIALISLGQATQASVQTQIQSLGSNLLTVMPGAQNSGGVRGAMGGGTTLTMEDAKAIEQAATTQNQITTVSKVSPEYSARGQVIAGRNNTNTQIYGVTPIYAEVRKVTMASGRFITQSDVDGMQKVAVLGPTAASNLFDSAESAVGQTLRINGIAFRIVGLTTAKGGSGFSNPDDMIFIPVTTAMKVVAGVNYLSTISIEAKSADVMDQARDQVGYFLLARHKISDPYSADFRIMSQQDILGAVSQVTGTFTTLLAGIAMISLLVGGIGIMNVMLITVIERTREIGLRKSLGARDRDVVTQFLAEAVILTVVGGFLGMMIGIGLSYAISTLMGLPFTVSLSSVVLAIGVSGAIGIIFGFYPAQKAARLSPIEALRFE from the coding sequence ATGGAGTTCTTTGAAACAGTAGCAACCGCGCTCGAGGCGCTTCGACTCAATAAAATGCGCACGGCACTGGCAACACTCGGTATCGTTATCGGCATTGGCGCGGTTATCGCCCTGATCTCGCTCGGGCAAGCTACCCAGGCATCGGTGCAAACACAGATCCAATCTCTGGGTTCCAACCTGCTTACAGTAATGCCCGGTGCACAAAATAGCGGCGGGGTGCGGGGTGCTATGGGCGGCGGCACAACGCTGACAATGGAAGATGCAAAGGCCATAGAGCAGGCGGCAACAACACAAAACCAGATAACAACGGTCTCGAAGGTATCCCCTGAGTACAGCGCGCGCGGGCAGGTTATCGCCGGCAGAAACAATACCAATACGCAAATCTATGGCGTTACACCGATCTATGCCGAGGTACGCAAAGTAACTATGGCTTCAGGTCGATTCATTACGCAATCAGATGTTGACGGCATGCAGAAGGTCGCAGTCCTCGGCCCTACGGCGGCGAGCAACTTGTTCGATTCAGCGGAGAGCGCGGTCGGTCAAACCTTGCGCATCAACGGTATCGCGTTTCGAATCGTCGGTCTGACGACCGCCAAAGGCGGCAGCGGCTTCTCAAACCCGGACGATATGATTTTCATCCCGGTTACGACAGCCATGAAGGTGGTCGCCGGCGTAAATTACCTGAGCACCATCTCAATCGAGGCGAAAAGCGCCGACGTCATGGACCAGGCCCGCGACCAGGTCGGTTACTTCTTGCTTGCACGGCATAAAATATCCGACCCCTACTCGGCCGATTTTCGCATTATGTCACAGCAAGATATCCTCGGTGCGGTCTCACAGGTAACGGGCACATTTACCACCCTTCTTGCGGGAATTGCGATGATTTCCCTGCTTGTCGGAGGTATCGGTATTATGAACGTTATGCTGATTACCGTTATCGAGCGCACGCGTGAGATAGGGCTTCGCAAGTCGCTCGGGGCGCGCGACCGGGACGTCGTCACGCAATTCCTCGCTGAAGCGGTAATTCTTACCGTCGTCGGCGGTTTCTTAGGGATGATGATCGGAATCGGGCTCTCGTACGCAATTTCGACATTAATGGGATTACCGTTCACGGTTTCACTCTCATCCGTGGTGCTCGCGATCGGCGTATCGGGAGCGATAGGAATCATATTCGGCTTTTACCCGGCACAAAAAGCGGCACGTCTCTCTCCGATTGAGGCATTGCGCTTTGAATAA
- a CDS encoding sigma-70 family RNA polymerase sigma factor has product MRNTDAELVRRIHNKETNAEAFAELVRRYEKRVFGMVYRLLEDPNDASDVTQEAFLRAYAKLGSFDPERPFMPWLATIALNLARNSLKSSWAKRQTLDESAPSIVDDFERIELLDEVQTALQHLTAEQREVIILRHVADLTYEQIASVTGEKVSTVKSRLFEARKRIEALELRKEARL; this is encoded by the coding sequence TTGCGGAACACAGATGCCGAGCTCGTGCGGCGAATTCATAATAAAGAAACAAACGCCGAGGCCTTTGCCGAGCTCGTGCGGCGGTATGAGAAACGCGTATTCGGTATGGTATACCGGTTGCTCGAAGATCCAAACGACGCGAGCGATGTAACGCAGGAGGCATTCCTACGGGCATACGCAAAGCTCGGCAGCTTCGACCCGGAGCGTCCGTTCATGCCGTGGCTTGCCACTATTGCACTGAACTTAGCGCGCAACAGTCTGAAAAGCTCATGGGCAAAGCGGCAAACCCTTGATGAATCTGCGCCGTCGATCGTGGACGATTTTGAGCGCATTGAACTGCTCGACGAAGTGCAGACAGCGTTACAGCACCTGACCGCCGAACAACGCGAAGTTATTATTCTTCGGCACGTAGCCGACTTGACATACGAACAGATCGCGTCCGTTACGGGAGAAAAGGTATCGACGGTAAAAAGTCGCTTGTTTGAGGCACGAAAACGTATTGAAGCCCTCGAACTGCGTAAGGAGGCACGGCTATGA